TGCAGAGAAAGCATGTCTGATTACGTGGGGAATTGTTACTCTGGTTGACGGATGTTTGGTTCAAAGGCCCAGCCGGCGCATAAAAAAAGCAGGGCTGAAACAGCCCTGCGGGATATTGATTTCCGTTGTTGCAGGAACTTATTTTTCTTTCTTTTTAGCGTCTTCTTTCTTTGCCGCTGGTTTTGGGGCAGGCTTCTTTTCTTCTGGTTTCTTTTCCGCTTTCTTTTCAGTCTTCTTTTTTGCGGGTTTGGGAGCAGGTTTTTTCTCTTTCTTAGGGGCCGGCTTTTTCTCAGCTGGTTTGGCGGGTTCGGGTTTTGCTGCTGCTACCGGTTTGGGTTCTTCGGGAAGACCAACGATCTCCAGGCCGGTAATTTGTTTTTGTAAGGCCAGTCCCGCGGGGCGAGTGACCTTGGTTTGCCAGACATAGAGTCGTTTCAGTTTTTTTAATGAGCCGAGCTGGGGTAATCCGGCATCTGTGATTTCTGTTCCATAGAGGTTCAAATATTCCAGGTTGGGGAGGGACTGCAGGTGTTTGAGACCGGCATCGTTGACTTTCGTTTTTTCAAGGTGCAGATGTGTCAGATCTTTGAGGTGTTTCAGATGGGCTAGGCCAGCAGAAGTGACTTCGGTTCCTCGCAAATTGAGGTTGGCTACTTTGGGCAGGCCGGCCAACGTTTTGAGAGTGTCATCGTTAACTTTCTGGTCCGAGAGATGGAAGGCAATTTCCAGACGGTCATCATTTTGTGCCAATTCCAGAACCGATCCACCTGCGGCTCGAATCTTTGATTTGGCCTGTTCCGTCGCCGGGTCTGCTTTCTTATCTTCTGCCGAAACTACGGGAATGATTGAGAGTGAAATTACGGTAAATAGCGCTACTGAAAAAATTCTCATTTTACCTATCCTTACTTTCGCTGGTGTTCTTCGGTATCGATGTCAAAGCTGAAGGAACATCATCTTTTATCATGTTTTCTCTCGACTACCCTGAAGAGTGACGTGCATTAAATCAATATGGACAATAGAGATAAATCCTAAATTATCAATTCAACTTATCTTGATGTATTTTATCAGGAGGGGACCGGTTTCGAAAAGAGTCAGCTCAAAAAATGTCAGTTTTGGACTGGAATATCAATGGAGGCTGTTTTTTGCCTGTCTCTGGGGAAATGGTCTCGATTCAAATCAGAAAATCTATTAACCTTCCGCCTCGGAAGTTTCTACCATTTGAATAGTAAAGTCTGAACTGGAAACAATTAATGTCATCAGTTTCACCTTCGTACCCTCGAGATACCATCATTCACGGGTTGGGTCGCGGAGTGATCAATACAATTTGTCTCATGGGTGACCTGTTTCTCTTTGGCTGGGAAATGCTGGGTTGGATGGTGACGCGCCTGCCTCCCCGCAGCAATCTCTGGTGGTGTATGTACCACATCGGGATTCAAAGTATCCCTGTCATCCTGATTACGGGCGGTTTTATCGGCATGGTACTGTCTGTGCAGTCCTATGATCAGTTCAAGCTGATGCACCTGGAAAATCAAATCGGTGCGGTGATCTCCATCTCGCTGGTGGAAGAACTGGGACCGGTTCTGGCGGCGATTATGCTGGCGGGACGTGTCGGAACTTCGATGTCGGCCGAGCTGGGAACGATGCGCGTGACCGAGCAGATCGATGCCTTGCGTGCGCTTGGGGCAGATCCGGTCCATTACCTGGTCGTGCCGCGATTTCTGGCCTGTTGTTTATTGATCCCACTACTCACAATCATTGCGGACGCGGTGGGAATATTGGGAGGCTGGTTTTTCAGCACCCAGATCTTAGGCGTCGATTCATTTTACTACTGGCATTATTCAATACAATTTGTGTACGCATATGATGTGATGGGCGGGATTTTCAAGAGCTTCTTCTTTGGTGCTGCCATTTCGTTGATCTCCTGTCACCGGGGGTTCCATTGTGGTGCCGGCGCTGAAGGGGTCGGTAAAGCGGCGACAGAAGCATTTGTGTATTCTTTCATCATGATCATGATTCTGGATTTCCTGCTGGGAGTTGGAATTGTTAATTTCTACCACTTCATGCAGACGATCTATCCGGGCGTACTCAGATAACACAGCGTTAATTAAACTGAACCAAAAGAAAATATTGTTATGGATGATAAAACATCAAAAGACGGCTATGTGATTGAACTGCGCAATGTATCGCGTCAGTTTGGCACGCAGCAGGTTTTGCGCGATGTTTCATTTGGGGTGCGTCGCGGAGAAACACTGGTTGTGATCGGGGAAAGTGGTTGCGGAAAAAGTGTAACCATGAAATTGATCATGAATTTATTGCAACCAACTCAAGGCGATGTATTGTGGAATGATCGTTCGATTTCGGATCGCAGCCCGCGTGAATTGCACCGGGATCGGTTGCGGATCGGATATCTGTTTCAAGGGGCGGCACTATTTGACAGCCTTTCTGTCTACGAAAATGTTGCCTTTGGTTTAACTCAGAATACCAAACTGAAAAAAGCAGAGATTGATCAGATTGTGGTCGAACGATTAAGAGAAGTCGGCCTGTCTGAAACAATCAGTCAGAAGAAGCCGGCACAACTTTCCGGTGGTATGAAAAAACGTGTAGGCTTGGCGCGCGCTCTGGCAATGACGCCTGAAGTCATGCTGTATGATGAACCGACAACGGGTCTTGACCCTGTGATGACGGATGTGATTAACGAGCTGATTCTGCAGACACGTGCCAGTCGCCCGGTAACCAGCATCGTCGTGACTCATGATATGAGTACTGTGAAAAAAGTCGCCGATCGGATTATTATGCTGTATCCACTGGCGCGTCTGAATTCGGGAGAGGAGCAAATCGTCTTCGAAGGGACAGCAGACGAAGCGTTTGCGTGTTCTTCGCCGCGCGTGCATCAGTTTGTCTATGGCGAAGCCGGAGACCGGATTCGGGAAATGGCAGAGGCTGCCTGAGCGGTCACTGTTCAGGAATCGTATTCATCAATCAATTTAAAACGAATCAGAAGGTTTGATCTCAAGGATGGGATCGAGATTGAGGCAATTATGACGGATCGCCAGATACAATTTCGAGTAGGGCTGTTTGTGATTTCCGCGATGATTACGGGAGCCGCAATGATTTTCCAGTTTGGTCAGTTAGAGACCTTATGGAAAAAGAAATACACGATTGCGATGCGATTTGAATCCATCTCCGGAGTACATCGTGGGACGCCAGTTGTGCGGCACGGGATTCGGATTGGCGAGGTGAGTAAGATTATCACCAGTGATTCCAAGCCGGGGGTGATGTTGCTGGTGGCCATCAGTGAAACTCAGCATTTGCGAAAAGACGCCAGCCCACAGATTGTCAGTTCGATTATGGGCGATTCAAAAATTGTGATCACTCCTGGCAAGAGTACTGACTTTATCAAGCCGGGAGAACGTCTGATCGGACAGGCCTCGAGTGATCCAATGGAAGTTGTTTTCCGGATGGAGAAGCAGGTCTCTACAACACTGGAAGCGTTCACTTCGACCAGTAAAGAATGGGAAAAACTGGCTGGGAACATGAATCGGCTGATGGAGACTAAAGAGGGGAACCTGGATGTCGTGATCGAGCGTGCGGCGACTTCCTTAGAGGAATTTTCTCTGGCGATGCGAAAAATGAATCTGATGATGGGGAGTGTGAATCAACTCGTTGCCGATCCGAAGCAACAGGAAAATTTAAAGCGTACGATGGCCGCGATGCCGGCCATGATCGAAAGTACGCACCGTACGATCGCTTCGGTGGAAGTGGCGGTCAAGAAGGCGGGGGAAAACCTGGATAATCTGTCACAGGTCACCGATCCATTGGCCAAACACAGCCAGTCGATGATCGTCAAACTGGATCGGAGCCTATCCCGACTCGATGCGATTATGGCTGAGATGAATTCGTTTACCCGCGCGTTGAATTCAGGTGATGGTTCTCTCAAAAAATTCATGTCTGATCCCGAGTTGTATCGCAATATGAATCGATCGGCTAGTTCGCTGACCGTGCTGTTGAATAACCTGGAACCAATCGCACGTGATATTCGCATCTTCAGTGATAAAATCGCCCGTCACCCTGAAATACTGGGAGTAGGCGGCGCCATGAAAGGGAGTTCGGGGCTCAAAGAACCAACCGAAAAATCTTCGCAGATCAAACAGTCCGGCTTTTCTTTTCCCGGCAGAGCACGCTGAAGCAGAGTTGCTGCTGTATGCTTAAAGCTCGACTTCTCGCTACGTCTCCTTGATTGTTGAGACTGAGGTTCGAGGAACGTCTGCTCTCTTATTCACGACTTGATCAGCGATTTTGATTTCGTCTTGGTTTTAGATAGAAGACTGCAGTGCTGCGCTGTTATCTACGGTTTGGGATTCATGGCTATTGGTTCACGTGTCGTGTTCTCGGATCTATGATTAAGTGCTGTTTTCTAGCATCCGAACCAGTGAACAGTGAAATAAGAATTTGCTATTTAGAGTTCTTAACTGAACGTTCATCAAAAATTAACAAATGGCTGTATTATCCCAAAATAGATCCAGCCGTTGATTTGTTTCAATGAGTGAAAACTGGATGTTGAACTCACTGTTTATAAGGTAGAGCAAATCGTGCGCACCTCTTCTTCGCGACGTCATTTCTTAAAGACTGCCATTACGGCCCCGGCAGTGGGAACGGTTTTTTCCCGCTTTCTAACGATGGCGTCTGCCAACGGGATCACGAAAGATCATTCCGAACTTCGGCCTGTTCAGGATGAGACGACAGGGTTGCCGTTATTGCGGCTGCCTGAAGGTTTCCGTTATCAGTCATTTGGCTGGGTGGGAGACAGAATGTCGGATGGAGTGATTACGCCTGAAGGCCACGATGGCATGGCAGTGATTTCCCAGACAGGGGATGTAATCACAATCTGCAGAAATCACGAAATTCGTGGTTCCCAAAGTTTCGGTCCGGAAGCGATCACCTTTGACCAGAAAGCGGGCGGGGGCTGTGCGAATCTTCAATTCAATGTCAAAACAGGAAAATGGTTGAAAAGCTGGACCAGTTTAGCGGGAACCGTACAAAACTGTGCTGGCGGACCGACTCCCTGGGGAACCTGGTTATCTTGTGAAGAAACAGTGATTGGCCCGAATGAAAGTTTTCGCGACGTTCAATATCAGCATGAAAAACATCATGGCTGGGTTTTTGAAGTGCCCGCCGAAGGGACCGCTTCCTTAGAGCCGCTGAAGGCATTAGGGCGATTTGTGCACGAAGCACTCGCCATTGATCCACGTGATGGCATCATTTATGAAACAGAAGACCGGGACACAGCAGGCTTCTACCGCTTCCTGCCGAATGAGCTTGAAGTGCTCACCAAAGGGGGCGGCTTGCAGATGTTAAAAGTCAAAGGCCAGTCAGATTTGAGAACCGGAGCAAAACGGGGCGTACGTTATGAAGCGGAATGGGTCGATATCGAAGATCCGGAGCGTCGAAACACACCCGGCAAAGAGGACGGTCTCGGCGTTTATTCTCAAGGTAAAGAGAAGGGGGCGACCACCTTTGGTCGCCTGGAAGGCTGCTGGTATGGTGACGGGCTGGTTTATTTTAACTGCACCAATGGAGGAGAGGCGGGCCTGGGACAGGTATGGTCATTCTCACCCAAAGATCAGACGCTGCAGCTTGTGTTTCAGTCTCCCAGCCATGAGATTCTGGACAGCCCGGATAATTTGACCGTCAGTCCACGAGGTGGTTTGATTTTGTGTGAAGACGCCGACTTGAAACCGTTGCGTCTGCATGCATTGAGTCGCAAAGGAACTTTGAAAACGGTCGCCATCAATAACATTCAACTGAAAAAAGGACAGCATCACAATCTGGAAGGTGATTTCAGTGGTGGCGAATGGGCGGGCGCCTGTTTCAGTCCGGATGGCAAATGGCTGTTCGTGAACATTCAAGACCCCGGCATGACCTTTGCGATTACCGGCCCCTGGGAGGAGTTAGGAGTATAACTGACAGAAGTCCAAAATCGAGAAGACTCTCAAGCCCCTTGTTCCCTGGGTGAATAAGGGGCTTGTTTTTGACTAAGGAAACAGGGGTTTTCCGCTTTTCCGAAGATCGTGACTTTTAAGCACTTGGATTGAACTGTAAACTGAAAGAGAGGCTGGCGGGATCTGCATTCATTCCACGGCCCTGGTTTCTGATTTTACAAACGATTGATGCCTGTCTGCTTTTAAGTCTAAACTTCAAACGATGTCGCTCAAAAATTATATCAAGAATGATTTGGAAGTCCGCTTGCGGAATGGGGAGGATTTACCTGCGCAGCTGACATTGGAATCACTGTCAGAGCATTATGAGGTCAGTTTTTCACCCGTCAGGACGGCACTGGCAGAACTGGTCGAAGAAGGACTACTGCAAAAAGGAGCCAATCGCAGGCTGGTTTTAAATACGGAGCAGATCAAACCGTTAAAACGCGGGAAGAAGTCTGTTCTGCCAGAACCTCCTGTCGACATGTTCGAAGTAATTACCAATGATTTTGTGAAATTGAGTTTACAGGGAGAGCCGATTGATATTCGTGAAGAAGTAACGGCTCGGAAATACAACATCAGCCGCTCTTCGCTGCGAATTATTTTAAACCGTCTGGCGGGGACCGGAATTCTGGATCATATTCCCCGCCGGGGTTGGAGACTCAGGCCGTTTCGCCAGGAAGATATGCAGGCGTTTCTGGAAGTGCGCGAACTGCTGGAATTGAAAGCACTCGAACTGGCGAAGTCACATCTTGTTCAAGAAGATCTACAGAGAATTCTCGCTGGTAATGTGATTCCCAAAAAGAAGACCGAGAGTGTCTTAATCGATAATTCGTTGCATGAATATATCATCGAGAAAGCAGGGAATTACTACATTCAAGACTTTTTTCAGCACCAGGGCCGGTATTACGATATTCTGTTTGACTGGGAAGACCAGGACCGGGAGACTGCCATCGAAACGGTACGTCAGCATCAATCAATCCTCAATGCATTGATCAAAAAAGATTGGCGTTCTGCTCGCAAAGCCCTGTCTTATCATATCCGCAATAACCATCCCATATTGAGCAAGATCACGGAATGAACGCCGATGTTGGCGATCACTGCAGCATGCTTCCTTAAACCGGTTGGCACTTGATCGCTCTGGACGTCGATGATCGTTTTTCTAAGATAGGTTCTTCATTCATCAAGGGATCAAAACGGAACAGCAGATGAGCGAACGGATTTCGGAATCAGTATCTCAGCAGGTGGACGAGATCTATCGTCTGGAATCGAGGCGTGTGTTTGCTTCGCTGGTACGATTACTGGGGGATTTCGATCTGGCCGAAGAGGCACTGCATGAAGCCTTTACAGCTGCAGTGGAACAATGGCAGCGGGATGGAATTCCCGATAATCCCGTTTCCTGGTTGGTCTCGGCCGGTCGCTTTAAGGCGATTGATACGATTCGCCGTCGTACTCGATATGATCGTTCTCAAGAGGAACTGACCACCCGGCTGGAGGGAATCGCGGAAGCAAATGCTGAGAAGTCGGATACGGAAGTCGAAGACGACCGTTTGCGATTGATTTTTACCTGCTGTCACCCGGCGATTGCGGCGCAGATCCAGGTTCCCTTGACTTTGCGCGAAGTTTGCGGATTAACGACGGAGGAAATTGCCAGCGCCTTTTTGACCTCTCCCTCCACGATGGCACAACGGATCGTACGCGGCAAAGCGAAAATACGGGAAGCAGGCATCCCGTATGTCATACCGACACGCGCCGATTTGCCGGAACGACTGGATGCAGTGCTGACCGTGATTTATCTGGTGTTCAACGAAGGGTACTCAGCCTCTTCAGGTGACTCGCTCACACGGCAGGATCTCTCAGAAGAGGCGATTCGGCTCGGGCGCTTGCTGGTCGAACTGTTACCCGATGCGGAAGCTCTGGGCCTGTTGGCCCTGATGTTACTGCAGGAATCACGACGGGAAGCCCGGGCGACCTCGATGGGAGAGCTGATTTTACTCGAAGATCAGGATCGAAGGCTCTGGGATCAGGCAAAGATCAGAGAAGGGATTTCTCTGGTTGAACGGGCAATCGCAACCGGGGAAGTGGGCGGTTATACGGTGCAAGCTGCGATCGCTTCGGAGCACGCGCGAGTGAACTCTTCTGAGCAGACCGACTGGTCAAAGATTGTCTCCTGGTACGATCTCCTGTTTCAAATTAACTCCTCTCCGATTATTGAGTTGAACCGCGCGGTCGCAGTCGCGATGCGTGATGGCGCCGCCATCGGCTTAGACCTGGTAGATGCCATTTTGACCCGCGGCGAGCTGACGGAATACCATCTGGCACATGCCGCCCGGGCGGATTTCTTTCGGCGACTGGGACGCAGGGCAGAAGCGCGTGATGCTTATGAAAGGGCGATCGGATTGACAAACCAGACAGCCGAACGTCGATTTCTCGAACTTCGTTTACAAGAACACGTTAACGCCGGCTTATCTGATAGCGAGTGATTTTTTTGAAAATAATTGTCATCGGTGTCGATCTACGGTCGTTCGATTCGACTAACTGGTAAACCGCCGTTTTTTAACTCTCCAATGTAAGGAGAACCGGCGATTGATATCCTGTTGAATCTGGGAGACACCAATGAATACGTCTTTAGGAAAGCCTGCTGAAAAACCGATCCCCGACGGAATGCATACACTGACGCCTCATTTGATCTGTGTCGGGGCAAATGAGGCTATTGAATTTTACAAAAATGCATTCGGTGCCATTGAACAGATGCGACTGCCCGGCCCGGATGGAAAGTTGATGTATGCCTGCCTGCAGATCGGTGATTCGCAAATTATGTTGACTGAAGAAAATGAAAACTGTGGTTCCCGGGGCCCCAAAACGTTACAGGGCTCACCGGTAACGCTACATCTACAGGTCGAGGATGCTGATGCGATGATCGAGCAGGCGGTAGCAGCGGGGGTCACACTGCTGATGCCAGCCACGGATATGTTCTGGGGCGATCGCTACGGTCAGGTGGAAGATCCCTTTGGTCATCGCTGGGCCGTTGCCACGCACGTACGCGATCTCAACATGGATGAAATCCAATCAGGGATGCAGGCGATGTTCGAAAACACGTAAAGCAGAATCTGAAAATGATTCCTTTTGTATATACGGCAAAACAACAAATAAGGAGTATGTATGTCTGATCCACCAAAAATTGCTCCCTTCCTCTGGTTTAATGACAATGCGGAAGAAGCCATCAATCACTACACATCGATCTTCAAAAACTCAAAGAAACTGAACGTCACGCGTTATGGTGAAGGGGCCCCCGCCCCTGCGGGGTCTGTAATGGTCGCCTCGTTTGAACTGGAAGGGCAGACGTTTATTGCACTGAATGGCGGTCCGATGTTCCAGTTTAACGAAGCCATTTCGTTTGCTGTGAATTGTGACACACAGGACGAAATTGATGAATTGTGGAAACGGCTGACAGAGGGAGGAGCACCAGGCCAGTGTGGCTGGCTCAAAGACAAATTCGGTCTCTCATGGCAGATCGTACCTACAATTTTACCGGAGTTAATGCAGGATCAAGAAAAATCGGGCCGAGTCATGCAGGCGTTGATGCAGATGACCAAACTGGATATCCAAGGTCTGCAGCAGGCTTATCACGGCAAATAGACAGGTCGAGATTTGTAAATATAAAGAAATCAAACATTTTTAAACGAGGATTAGACGATGAAATTCATTTGTCTGGGATACTATAACGATACCCTCTTTGCCGAAAAATCGGAAACAGAGATGGCACAGATGATGGAAGAGTGCATGGCCTATGACGACGAGTTGCGACGCGGCGGTCATTTTGTGGGCGGCGAAGCGCTGCAGCATGCGAGCCAGGCGGTCACGTTGAGAATGCAGAGTGGCCAGGTGGATGTGACTGAGGGACCATTTACTGAAACGAAAGAGCAGATCGGCGGTATCCTGATTCTGGAAGCACGTGATTTGAATCACGCCATCGCACTGATGTCAAAGCACCCCGGCGTGAAGGTCGGACCTTTCGAAATCAGACCCGCTGATGAAGAAATCAACGCGCTGATAAAAGCCCGCGACGAAAAGATGCAGTCAGAATAACTAGTGGCTCAGAGTGATCATGAGGGGATGCATTTAGAATTAGAACTGAGAACAAGGAGAACTTTATGAAATATATGCTGCTGATTTACAGTACCGAAAGTGACTGGACCGAAGAGGAACGTGCAGCCTGTATGGCGAAATCGACTGAAGTCTGCCATGAATTGAACGAGAAAGGTCAGTTTTTGACTGCCTCGCCGTTACATCCCGTTTCCATGGCGACCAGTGTGCGTGTCCGAGAAGGGAAGCGGATGATTACCGATGGTCCGTTTGCAGAGACAACTGAGCAACTGGGGGGATACTATATCATCGATGTCGAGAATCTTGACGAAGCGATTGCCATCGCCGGTCAATTGCCTCCGGCGAAGAAGGGCACTGTAGAAATTCGGCCCATTGAAGAAATCACGGATACTCCGGTACCACAAAATTAATGCGTTCTCTCAATTGTAATGCGCTGATGGCTACAATCTGATCGGATCGAAGTTCCGAGTCGGGGCAGACATTTCTAATAAAACAAGAGAGGTCAATATAATGAAAGTGATGGTAATCGTAAAAGCAACAAAAAGTTCCGAGGCAGGAGAAATGCCCAGTGAGCAGTTGCTGACAGAGATGGGCAATTTCAATGAAGAACTCTTCAAAGCGGGAATCATGCTGGCGGGCGATGGTTTACAGCCGAGTTCCGCCGGGTATCGTATTCGTTTTTCCGGAACAGCAAGAACGGTTATTGATGGACCCTTCACCGAAACGAAAGAACTCATCGCTGGTTACTGGTTATGGCAGGTCGATTCAATGGAAGAAGCCATTGAATGGGTGAAACGTTGTCCGAATCCGATGCCTGAAGAGTCGGAAATCGAAATACGTCGCGTTTTCGAAGCGGAAGATTTCGGCGAGGCGATGACACCAGAACTGCAGGAACAGGAACAACGGATTCAAGCAGAAACCGAACGTTTAAGAAATACTTAAAAGGATCGTCGAATGAATCAGACAGACACAAAACCAGTTCAAAAATCAGGTCGCCTTGCGGTCTGGAGTGGCCGGATCATTTCAGCTCTGGTTGCATTTGTCTTTGGGATGAGTGCAATCATGAAATTCAAAGGGGGGCCGGAATTAGCTGAAGGAATGGCACATATGGGATTGCCTGATTCGATGGTACTCCCCCTGGCCATTCTGGAGTTGACCTGTCTGGTCATTTACCTGCTTCCCTGGACTTCAGTGCTGGGCGCAATCTTGTTGACCGGATATCTAGGCGGCGCGATCTGCACTCACTGGCGTGTCGGCGATCCATTTTTCGTGCAAATCATCATCGGTGTATTGGTCTGGCTGGCGCTTTTTCTCCGCGAACATCGTTTGTGGCAGCTGTTGCCATTTCGGAAATTCAATCAGCAGCCAGAGTCGAGAGATCTTTGAACGGTTTTTTGAAGGGCTTGTCTGCGGTGTAGCGATGTGAGGTCATCCAGGAGAACTCTCGTTTGTTCAAGTTCGCCGGATCAGGATCGGGCAGAATTTCTCCATCCGCTTCGATATAGGCGGTCCGCACGACGCGCACCGGCTTCGAAGCTTTCGGCACCAGATCGTAATCAGTTCCTCGGGTCAGCAGGAGCCAACTGTTTTCGCGAAAGCCTGCTTGCATCCGTTTACGGGCGGCGACTCTCAGAGCCGCTTTTTCTGCATCAGAGAGTGTTTTCGAAATTTGAATCTTTTTGACAAGTTTCTGTGTCTCCGAGAGATCGAAACTGACCCAACCATACGGCGGTAAAAAGGCTTCCATCTTGCAGTGAGAGGGGGAATTTTTCGGATACAGCGCCAGGCCATATGTCACACGCGTCGGATAGCCAAGCGCGCGACCCATCGTCGCGCACAGTCCATGGTAATCACTGCAATGCCCTTGTCGCTGTGTGAATGCATGATTGGCGTCTGCTTTCAGTGAAGCATTGATGTGATCGTAGGCCAGATTCTGGTCGATCCAGTTGATTGCATTCATGAGAGGTATGCTGGCATTCTTCGAACCAGTGGCGATTTGTTGGATCACTTGTTGAAACTTTTGTTCCTGATTCAGCGATTGCGGTTGAAGGTAAGACGCAAATGAATCGGGCCATGTTTCCACTGTTTCAACGGATTTCGGATTTAACTGCCAGTCCAGATTCCAGACTTTGGCTGTAAAACGGTGGGTAATGATCTGAGCCCCCTGTGGATCGTGAAATTCAAAGTAAGCAAATCGATTTCCGTAAACGGGTTCACGATTGATTTGCGGTTTCACATCAGTGGGAAACGTGCTGAACTGGCTCTCTTGAATCTCTTGGGCAAAATCGGTTTGTGGGACCGGGACCCAGACTTTCAAGACTTTGCAATGGTAAAGTGGAGTGACGACGATGGCAAATTCCACACTGTGATTAATTGGTTCCTGCTTTTCCGCATGATAGGGGGCATCAGGAGTCAAAGCCTGGCCGGACTGATTCTGAGCGGAGCAGATTGAACTCGTCTGGAATAGAATCGCCAGGGTAACAGTGAGAACAAATCGATTCAGCATGAGGGGCTTCCTGATTCAACCATAATATTTGTTACTTCGAATTCGTGATCACACGTCGGATGGATGATATTATTAAGTTCGTACGAATGATAGATTGATTGTAGTCGCCCTGTTTGGCGTTGGCAACTTGAAATGGAAAAACTGGATCGGCGTTAATGAAAAACAGCGTTCCACAAAACCTCGTGAAACGCTGTCTGGAATGGAGTTGGGATGACATGACGCTGTTCAGATTTTTTCTGGGCGTTACCCTTGTTCTCGATTAGCGATTGATCATTTTCATCGCGGCCTCAGGATAGCGATCTCCTTTTACATTGATTTGCGCGGCGGCATTTTCGATTTCAGCGAGATCGGATTCGGAGAGCGTAATCTCAGCTGACGCGATGTTCTCTTCGAGGCGATGGACTTTGGTCGTTCCCGGAATGGGAACAATCCAGGGCTTTTGGGCCAATATCCAGGCCAGTGCGATTTGAGCCATTGTTGCATTGTTACGCGTGGCGATCCGATCAAGCAGCGCAATCAAAGCCAGGTTTGCTTTCCGATTTTCCGGCGCGAATCGTGGGACTTTATTGCGGAAGTCACTACTGTCGAACGTGGTGGATTCATCAATCTTACCGGTCAAAAATCCCTTCCCTAAGGGGCTGAAGGGAACAAAGCCGATCCCTAGCTCTTCAAGTGTCGGGAAAATTACGCCTTCCGGCTCTCTCCACCAGAGTGAATATTCACTCTGCAGAGCGGTAACGGGTTGTACGGTGTGGGCCCGGCGGATGACGTCTACCCCCGCCTCAGAGAGGCCAAAGTGTTTCACTTTGCCTGCCTGAATCAGTTCTTTGACTGTTCCTGCGACATCTTCGATTGGCACATTGGGGTCAACACGATGCTGATAGAGCAGATCGATGTGGTCAGTCTGCAGCCGCTTCAATGACGCTTCGACGACATCTTTGATATGTTCCGGCCGGCTGTCGAGGCCCGTCTGTACGCCTTGCTCATCAATGGCGAACCCAAACTTGGTGGCAATCACAACCTGATCACGGACGGGAGCTAACGCTTTACCAACCAGTTCTTCGTTCGTAAACGCTCCATAGACCTCGGCTGTATCAAAAAAGTTTATGCCCAGATCGACGGCGGTTCTGATCAAA
This window of the Gimesia fumaroli genome carries:
- a CDS encoding VOC family protein; the protein is MSDPPKIAPFLWFNDNAEEAINHYTSIFKNSKKLNVTRYGEGAPAPAGSVMVASFELEGQTFIALNGGPMFQFNEAISFAVNCDTQDEIDELWKRLTEGGAPGQCGWLKDKFGLSWQIVPTILPELMQDQEKSGRVMQALMQMTKLDIQGLQQAYHGK
- a CDS encoding YciI family protein yields the protein MKFICLGYYNDTLFAEKSETEMAQMMEECMAYDDELRRGGHFVGGEALQHASQAVTLRMQSGQVDVTEGPFTETKEQIGGILILEARDLNHAIALMSKHPGVKVGPFEIRPADEEINALIKARDEKMQSE
- a CDS encoding transglutaminase-like domain-containing protein, encoding MLNRFVLTVTLAILFQTSSICSAQNQSGQALTPDAPYHAEKQEPINHSVEFAIVVTPLYHCKVLKVWVPVPQTDFAQEIQESQFSTFPTDVKPQINREPVYGNRFAYFEFHDPQGAQIITHRFTAKVWNLDWQLNPKSVETVETWPDSFASYLQPQSLNQEQKFQQVIQQIATGSKNASIPLMNAINWIDQNLAYDHINASLKADANHAFTQRQGHCSDYHGLCATMGRALGYPTRVTYGLALYPKNSPSHCKMEAFLPPYGWVSFDLSETQKLVKKIQISKTLSDAEKAALRVAARKRMQAGFRENSWLLLTRGTDYDLVPKASKPVRVVRTAYIEADGEILPDPDPANLNKREFSWMTSHRYTADKPFKKPFKDLSTLAAD
- a CDS encoding YciI family protein, whose protein sequence is MKVMVIVKATKSSEAGEMPSEQLLTEMGNFNEELFKAGIMLAGDGLQPSSAGYRIRFSGTARTVIDGPFTETKELIAGYWLWQVDSMEEAIEWVKRCPNPMPEESEIEIRRVFEAEDFGEAMTPELQEQEQRIQAETERLRNT
- a CDS encoding YciI family protein gives rise to the protein MKYMLLIYSTESDWTEEERAACMAKSTEVCHELNEKGQFLTASPLHPVSMATSVRVREGKRMITDGPFAETTEQLGGYYIIDVENLDEAIAIAGQLPPAKKGTVEIRPIEEITDTPVPQN
- a CDS encoding DoxX family protein, yielding MNQTDTKPVQKSGRLAVWSGRIISALVAFVFGMSAIMKFKGGPELAEGMAHMGLPDSMVLPLAILELTCLVIYLLPWTSVLGAILLTGYLGGAICTHWRVGDPFFVQIIIGVLVWLALFLREHRLWQLLPFRKFNQQPESRDL
- a CDS encoding VOC family protein translates to MNTSLGKPAEKPIPDGMHTLTPHLICVGANEAIEFYKNAFGAIEQMRLPGPDGKLMYACLQIGDSQIMLTEENENCGSRGPKTLQGSPVTLHLQVEDADAMIEQAVAAGVTLLMPATDMFWGDRYGQVEDPFGHRWAVATHVRDLNMDEIQSGMQAMFENT
- a CDS encoding aldo/keto reductase encodes the protein MQKQKLGKSNLEVSALGLGCMGLSFGYGEPVEEQAGISLIRTAVDLGINFFDTAEVYGAFTNEELVGKALAPVRDQVVIATKFGFAIDEQGVQTGLDSRPEHIKDVVEASLKRLQTDHIDLLYQHRVDPNVPIEDVAGTVKELIQAGKVKHFGLSEAGVDVIRRAHTVQPVTALQSEYSLWWREPEGVIFPTLEELGIGFVPFSPLGKGFLTGKIDESTTFDSSDFRNKVPRFAPENRKANLALIALLDRIATRNNATMAQIALAWILAQKPWIVPIPGTTKVHRLEENIASAEITLSESDLAEIENAAAQINVKGDRYPEAAMKMINR
- a CDS encoding RNA polymerase sigma factor, which codes for MSERISESVSQQVDEIYRLESRRVFASLVRLLGDFDLAEEALHEAFTAAVEQWQRDGIPDNPVSWLVSAGRFKAIDTIRRRTRYDRSQEELTTRLEGIAEANAEKSDTEVEDDRLRLIFTCCHPAIAAQIQVPLTLREVCGLTTEEIASAFLTSPSTMAQRIVRGKAKIREAGIPYVIPTRADLPERLDAVLTVIYLVFNEGYSASSGDSLTRQDLSEEAIRLGRLLVELLPDAEALGLLALMLLQESRREARATSMGELILLEDQDRRLWDQAKIREGISLVERAIATGEVGGYTVQAAIASEHARVNSSEQTDWSKIVSWYDLLFQINSSPIIELNRAVAVAMRDGAAIGLDLVDAILTRGELTEYHLAHAARADFFRRLGRRAEARDAYERAIGLTNQTAERRFLELRLQEHVNAGLSDSE